The Nostoc sp. CENA543 genome includes the window CTTAATGCAGTAATGCAGTGATGCAGTAAAATTAATGTCTCACCCTGAGTTAAGTCTGATAGTTTTAAGAACTGGTGATGTTCTGAGTACATTATTTTTTTACAGAGCTTTGGGACTGAGGTTTGAGCAAGAGTGTCACGGTCAGGGGTTGATTCATTATGCTTGTACGTTAGGCACAAGTACAATCGAAATTTATCCAGGAACCGAGGGATCTGCACCCCAACCCGTACAAGGTGGTGCAACTATGCTTATTTTTCGGGTAGCCTCCATTGATCATGTACTTACTCAACTTCAAGAAATTAGCGATACTGTATTACCTACTATCCATTCCAGTCGGTGGGGTCGTCGGGTGGTGCTAACTGATCCTGACGGTCGGAAGGTCGAGCTTACAGAACTATGATATTTTTTTCATTAATGCAGTAATGCAGTAATTAAGTAAGTATGTCAGTAATTGCGTTTATCAATCAAAAAGGTGGTTGTTCCAAGTCAACATCTGCTGTACACATCAGCTGTTGGTTATCTCGCAAGGGGCACAAAGTTCACTTGCTAGATGCCGATGCCCAGCGTAGTAGTTCCATTTGGCTCCAGTCGATGGAAGGTGGCGAGATTCCTACTACTGTACTGCAATCACCCGATGAACTCTTAGAGCAAATCCCAGAATTAGCGCAAAAGTGTGATTATCTGATTGTGGATGGGCCAGCTGGTTTATCTGAAGCTAGCAGGGCGATATTATTCAGGACTGACCTAGCTGTGGTTCCCTGTCAGCCCACAGGTCTAGACCTACAATCTGCTAGTGATGCTGTTCGCCTGATTAAACAAGCTCAGTCAGTGCGTGGTGGTGCGCCCAAAGCAGCAATATTTGTTAGCCGTGCTGTCAAAGGGACAAAATTACTCGATGAAGCGATCGCACTGTTATCTAAAACAAAAGAGGTAACGGTGCTGAAAACGGTGATTCACCAAAAACAAGCGATCGCTGACACCTTTGGTCAAGCTGCAACCATTTGGGATTTATCAGGCCGTCCAGCAGCAGAATCAGGGCGGGAATATGAGCGACTATTTAAAGAAATTTTGGGGATGCTCAAATGACTAAAAAACGAAAGTCCCTGGATGATGCCCTGGCGCGTGAGTTTGTTTATGGTGAGTCAGCTACAAAGGAAACTCTCCCACCGCAAGTGAACGCGAACCTGGAAGATGAGAAGGATGAGGAGCCAGCACCAGAACAACCAACAACTCAAAACCAAACTCAGCCAGAAGCGCAAACCCAGCCTACACCTACACCTACACCTCAAGCAACCAAGCCTAGTATTATGTCCCAACTCCAGCCAGCCACTCCCAAGGAACCAACAATTAGACTAACTGTGGATTTAACTGAGTCGATGCACCGTAAGCTGTCTGTATTGGCGGCGAAGACAGGTAGGAAAAAGGTTGAAATTGTGCGGTTTCTGCTGGATGAAGCACTGAAAGAAGTTGAAGAGTAATGCAGTAATGCAGTATTGCAGTATTTATGAGGCGATGCGTGTAATACTGCGATCGCCTTTTCTAATGCTTGAAAGAGCTTGTGGTACTGGTGCATTTGTGTTGGGTGCGCTGCGATCAAGTCTTCTGGATGAACTACCACAAATGAAGGCGATGGCTCCACCCGCCGTAGGCATCGCAGAAATAATCCACCAGGGAGGTACTGCCCCTCCTATGACTGTGTTATCAGCACAGCGCCTCACTTTTCGGCTTCTGGTGGAAGGCGGAAGATGGAAGAATCGAACTCCCAGGTATTACCCTGCTCTAGTTTTCAAGACTAGTTGCCCTCCCTTGAGCAGCATCTTCCATTTAGGGGTGTCTGGCGGGACTTGAACCCGTTATGACTGGTTCCACAAACCAGCGCCGCGACCGCTTTGGCTTCAGACACCATCAGTGGAGCCAAGGGGATTTGAACCCCTAACCTCCTGTGTGCAAGACAGGCGCTCTAGCCAGTTAGAGCTATGACCCCATGTGGCAGGAGTGAAGGGACTCGAACCCCTACAAATCGATTTAGAAGATCGATGCCCATCCATTAGGCGACACTCCCATCAATTGGTAGCCCTGACAGGAATTGAAAGAGCGACTTCCTCTTTGTAAGAGAGGCACTCTCCCCACTGAGTTACAGGGCTATGAAAGCGGACGACGAGAGTTGAACTCGCATTTGGAGCTTGGCATACTCCGGTGTTGCCTTTACACCACATCCGCATTGAAGAACCTATAAGGTTCAGAGCGATCAACGAGACTCGTAGCTTGCTTCCCGCAGGGTACTCGTGTCTCCTGGTTGGAAGCCAAGGGTGTTTACCACTACACCATGATCGCGTTAGTTAAGCTGGTGACAGGAGTAGAAAGAGCAACAATTCCGTCCCTCAAACGGAAGCGTTTACTAATTTCGCCACGGGAGTATCAGTACCCTTGGTGGGAGTCGAACCCACAAAATCTGGTTTCTAAGACCAGCACGTTTGCCAGTTTCGTCACAAGGGCAAATGATCGGAATAGTAGGATTTGAACCTACAACCTTCAGCTCCCAAAGCTGCCGCGCTACCAAGTTGCGCCACATCCCGTTAGTACTCCCGGTGGGATTTGAACCCACACATAGACTGTTTTTGAGACAGCCGCCTCTTCCAATTGGGCTACAGGAGTATAGGCTGGGAAGGAAGGAATCGAACCCTCAAACTTCGCATTCAAAGTGCGACGGCTTTGCCTATTTGCCTACTTCCCATTGAAATTTGGATGCAGGAGTTGGGGTTGAACCAACCTCTCCTTGATTCAGAGTCAAGGCGACTTGCCAATCGTCCATCCTGCAATAAATGGCTGCCCCAGTAGGACTTGAACCTACAAACCTCGCGGTTAACAGCCGCTTGCTCTGCCATTGAGCTATGGGGCAATGTGCCAGTCCCCCAGGTCAGAATCGAACTGACGACCTTCTGTTCTTCAGACAGACGCTACTACCAACTGAGCTACCAGGGGATAAGGCGAGAACGGAAGGACTTGAACCTTCACTCTTCAGTTTCGTAGACTGATGTGTTATCCAGTTACACCACGTTCTCATAAGGCGGAGAGCAGTGGACTCGAACCACAGATGCAATCCCATCTGTTTAGCAAACAGCGCCGATCGCCTGATCGATTTACTCTCCATTTTTGGTAGGCCGGGCTGGAATTGAACCAGCAACGCGAACGCGGCTGTTTTACAGACAGTTACCCACGCCAATAGGTGAGCCGACCCATAAGGCAGTGCTGACGGGAGTTGAACCCGCATTCTCCTGCTTGAAAGACAGGTGGCTTTACCAATTTGCCTACAGCACCATGTATGCTATGTAAGTTGAAAAAGCTGTTGATTCATAAACAGGAATCGAACCTGCATAGACTGTTTAAGAGACAGTTGCCTTACCATTAGGCGAGTATGTAAGCTTTTTCGGTTAGGACACGGCAACGCACAGACTAGGACTTGAACCCAGAACAACAGTTTTGGAGACTGTAGTGTTGCCAATTACACCATCTGTGCATTTGGTCGCAGTGGTGGGATTTGAACCTACATTGACCAAGTTATGAGCTTGGGGCTTTGCCATTAAGCTACACTGCAATATTTGGAGTCCAGGGGGGGATTTCAACCCACGATTGTCGGTGTTGCAAGCCGATGCCTTAAACACTTGGCGACCTGGACGCAATGCTACACGGGGATGATGGGATTTGAACCCACGGTCTTTCGCTCGACAGGCGACTGCTTTAAACCAGACTAAGCTACACCCCCACGTTGGGTGGCAATCTATGAAGTTTTCATGGTTCAGAAGTGTTTGCTCTCTGCCTTTTGGAGGGGCTGTAGTGCTTCACTACATTTATACTACATAATGTAATACAAAGTGTCAAGGGCGTACTACAAACTTTTTTGAGAACTGAGAGGGCAAGGGTTGCTTAATGGCTGTATTGCCCTCTGTGATTGGGTTTGAGTAAATTACTCAGTTTCACTCAGGCGTTGTGCGCTCCAGAACTGTTCAGCAAATGCAACTGCTGGGTGAATTGGGGCTTTGGGCTTGGTGTGCAGTACCATTCCTGCTTCATGTGGCAGGCGATCGCTCTTGGTTGAGTTGCATTTTTCACACGCTGTTACAACGTTGTCCCAGGTATGCTGTCCACCTTTGGAGCGGGGTATTACATGGTCAAGGGTGAGATGCTTGGTGCTACCGCAGTATTGGCAGGTGTGGTTGTCTCGCCTCAAAACTTCACGACGGTTTACAGGCGGTACTTTCCAATGCCGTTCGGGATTGCCAACTCTCAAGCGGATGTGTTCTGGCACTTGTAGTACAATACTGGGCGATCGCACTTCCCACTGCTTTGTAGTACCAAAATTCAATGATTCTGCCTGACCTGTGACTAATAGCACGATTGCTCGTTTGATGTTGATGCGTGCTAGTGGTAGGTAATTCTTAGAGAACACCACCACTGAGTTTTGTAATATGTGTGGTTGCTGAAAAGGTGGTTGAGCTTCCATAATTTGATTTACTCCTTAAAAAATAACCCCCGCCTCTGGTGAAAAGAAGCGGGGGTCAGCTAGTTAATACTTTTTGCCTTATTTTGGTGCTATGAGACACTTGCACCTCCCGCTTTGGATAAGTTGATCTAGATTCAGCCATTCGGCAATTGCTTCCAAAACGTCTACACTTGTGGATTTATCGCCGCAGCTAAAGCGATATGTACCCTCAAACGCAAACAGCACGATGGCTCTGCCTAAACCCTGGCTGGGTCGGCAATGTATCGCGCTACTAATGGTTAAGGACAATCTGCGGCTCATTGAAGGCTTGTAGTATTTGTAATTAAGGTTATTTTCAATAATACAGTTGTAACATAGGTTTGTCTAGCACCTGTTTTGGAGGATGAAGGGGCGATCGCAGTTAACCCACTGATTCGCTTTCGATTGGAGTTTACTTGATGGGATGGTAAAGCCCGTCATCCTGATAGCGCCACGCTGTACTGCTTGGATCTCGATTGCGGCTCCAGCTTTCAAATTCAAATTGACTTTTATTTTTTTGCTCACGCGCCAGGGTTGCTGTATCTACTCCCAACCTTTTAGCTAAATTCTCTGCTAGGAATGGCTGAAGTTCTAGCGATTGAGGAACTTGGCTGTTGTAAGCATAACCTTGTCTTCTGGCTGGACTTTTGTAGCGCTGCCCTGCATTAAGTGCGCCCTCTAATTGTGCTAGCTTGGTTGCCATCGCTTCTAGCTTTTGTTCTAAGCTGCTTAAGCGGTGGGAGTGTTGCCCTAATTGATTTTCCACACTGCTTTCTATACCACTGGTAAGACGGTTTAATTCTGCTTCTAGTTGATGCAGACGGGTTTCTACATCAGTTTCCATACCATTTACTTCACCCAGGACGTAACGTAGACCCTGAATCACCAAATCTGTGGCGGTGGTGTTGCGTTCTTTAGCTGTGGCTCTAAGTGCCTCAACCAAAGGCTTGGGCAGTTTGAAGTTGATTGACTCCCGTTCAACTTTTGCCATTTCTACACTTGGTTATACACGTCCAGTGTAGACAGTTTACCGCTTTGTGGTGACTTTTCCCCCAGAACTGGGAGATCGCTGCTGGGTGCAGTTTGCTCTAATTAATCGTAACTAGGAATAATTACGGCTAATTTAGGTAAATTTATCAATAGTATGTGCTGTTTTTTTCTATGAAACATTCCCTGATGATAATTTAATGGACATCAATCAACAAAAAGAACAATTTAGCATTACCTATGTTAGAGCCATCGCCGCCGTTGCAGGTTATTCTTTATATAGACCAGAAGTTGATAACGACAGCGTAGATTTAGGCATAGTTAGCAGAGGTGGCACAGGTAAAATCCTTTCTCCTAGACTAGAACTACAACTAAAATGTACAGCCAGAGAGATTCTTGAGGAAAACTATATTAAATATCCCCTCAATCTCAAAAATTATAATGATTTAAAAATCAATGCTCTTGTCCCTCGAATCTTAGTAGTTGTTTTAGTTCCCGAAAAAATAACAGATTGGATAAAACAAACAGAAGAAGAACTATGCCTTCGATATTGTGCTTACTGGATATCCTTGCGCGGGATGCCAGACACCGAAAACACAACCAATGTTACTATTGAAATACCCCGTAGTAATCAGTTGACACCTGATGCACTCCAAGCCATCATTCAACGTATTAGTTTTGGAGGATTGCCATGAAAGTTACTATTAAAGACAGTCAAATCCTCAAAACCGTTAACCCTGAAGTGATACAGGCACACTTGCAAGCAACAGGCTGGCACGAGACAGGACGTATTTATAATGATGCTGGTTCAATTTGGCGACTAAAAAAAGATGCGGCTCCTGAATATGAAATTTTGCTACCTCTCCAACATAATTTAGGAGATTATGCCGAAAGAATCAGCGATATATTGAAAATATTATCGACAGTAGAAAATCGTGACCAAGTTGATATTTTAAGCGAATTTATTACGAACTATCCCAACTTCACGGTTCTTGGTGTAGTCATGCAAATTGCTACTCCTTCTCTTGATAAATTGAGTGGAGAAATTACTTTACTTGGGTCAATTTTTGAGAAATTACAAGAAATAAAAACCGAACTAACTGACCATGATTATATCTTAGCTATTAAAGCTTATCAGGAACGTTTACGGATTCACTGCACAGGTGATTTAGTCAAAGTTGACAATCATTTTCTTCTGAGAAATCCTCGAAAATTTCAAATTGACAATATCTAAATTCTTAAGTCTTACTAAATCAATTCTGATATTGAATCACTCATCTGCTTTTGCAAACGCTGGCGGTTATCATCATATTTCAGTACCGTCTGCACTTGGGCGTGTCTGCTGAATCGCTGCGTTGCCCGGTAGTTACCATTATTCAGATCCAAAACTGTAGTAATCGCACTGTGGCGGACACGATGGGGCGACATCTTCTTAGTAATTCCGGCTTGCTTACATAACCCATCCACCAATCGCCTAATTGCCTCTCCAGTTAATCTCGCGCCATTTTTGTGATATGCCAGCACTGTAAAAAGCGGGTCACTGCCACGTTTTTTCTTAGAAGCTTTAATCCAACCGGCGATCGCCGATGTGGTTTTGTCCGATAAGTCAAGAATATCCTTCTGGCTACCCTTGCCCTTACCCAAAATCATGAGCGTTTTATCCTTGGGGTTAAAATCACTCACATTTAAGTTGACTATTTCATTGCGGCGCAAGCCATTATCCCAAAGTAACCGCAGAATGGCATAATCGCGCTTGCCCTTTTGGGTGTTCTGGTCAACCAACGCAATGACTTTAGCGTAATCAGTAGCGGCAATACCTGTAGTGTCCCGGTAGGTTTCGACCCTTTCACCTTTGACATCATCCAAGGAGAAATTGCAGACACCCAGCCGTCGCCCCATCTCCACCATCGACTTGATAGCACTAAGACGACGATTCACCGTAGCTTCAGCCAGCTTTCTCTTAATTAGGTGCGCTTTGTACTTGAGAACCACAGCAACGGCGTGACGCTGTTCCAGGTGAAGGAACTCTAACACTAAATCCCGGCTGGGTTCTTTTTTGGCGACGAATAAGAAGAAATCTTTCAGGTCTTTCTGGTATTCGCGCTTAGTATTGAGCGATCGCTTATCCCCAATCAGCTGCCCAATCACATCAGGGTCATTCTCTAAAGAAAAGTCTTCACCGATCGCCAAGGAGAGCGAATTTTCTAGAACACTCAAGTTCTCTGGGTGAATGGGTGTCATTGTTGTTTTGTCCAGGGCGCGCGGGTTAATATTCGATCTACATCTTAATTGTTTATTGTATTTATTACGCTAAGTAGTGTGAAAAGCTATATTGTCGCACTATGTCTGTGATAGGCAAGGGAAGGGGTTTGGGGAATATTTGTCAATCATCTGACAATAATTTCGGACGTAGAGGAGAAATTTAAGGCGTTGGAAGTGTAAGGATTGACGAGCAAGTGCGTAATTTGACGGTAAACGAACCCGGTGTTTCTCATGCCGTCTCTTCCCCTGGGTGAGCTTTGGTTTGGGACTACAATAGCGATATCAATCTAGATATCACCATGCCCACACAAAAAAAACAAAGCAAAAAACCGCCGCCCAGCGAGATGCTCCGCGTTCCTGTGGCCTTAAAAGAGGCTGTACGGGAATTATCTCGATTGCACAGGCAAGGGCGCACCTACGAGGTGCTGCAAGGCATCCAAGATTTAGTAAGCTCCCTTGATAGCAGTGCTGATATCGATAGCAATGCTTCAATACAACAGTTGTCGCAACGGGTGGCTGAACTAGAATCGCGCTGGGAGGGGTAGATATAGCGTCGCTGACACTGGGGGCAAACTAAACTGTATAGTTTAATAATGACGCGTCTGATTTAGTCAAGCTCGTCTATAAACTCCTGCTGTGCATAGGTTTCAGACTTTTCAGTAAAAATCACGCAAGAGTTCAAATCTTGGGTGTGTATAGCTACAAAAGCACAAGTATTTATTAACTTTATTTACAATTCTTCTAGCTAAAAACTAGAGTCTTTTTGAAGTTAAAGTCCCTAAAACCCTTGTGGTTATAGATTTGTAGCTTATAACATAACCCTTCTACCCCAAAGTATTATCTATTCTTTGGGGTAGAAAACAGGCAAAAAATGATCCTGACATTGCCACTATCTCCCACTGGCGATCGCCCCATCATGTCAAAAGCTTGAAACTCTTGCAGGACAAGACTTTATAAAAAATCTCACCTCTAAACACTAG containing:
- a CDS encoding VOC family protein; this encodes MSHPELSLIVLRTGDVLSTLFFYRALGLRFEQECHGQGLIHYACTLGTSTIEIYPGTEGSAPQPVQGGATMLIFRVASIDHVLTQLQEISDTVLPTIHSSRWGRRVVLTDPDGRKVELTEL
- a CDS encoding AAA family ATPase yields the protein MSVIAFINQKGGCSKSTSAVHISCWLSRKGHKVHLLDADAQRSSSIWLQSMEGGEIPTTVLQSPDELLEQIPELAQKCDYLIVDGPAGLSEASRAILFRTDLAVVPCQPTGLDLQSASDAVRLIKQAQSVRGGAPKAAIFVSRAVKGTKLLDEAIALLSKTKEVTVLKTVIHQKQAIADTFGQAATIWDLSGRPAAESGREYERLFKEILGMLK
- a CDS encoding CopG family transcriptional regulator; its protein translation is MTKKRKSLDDALAREFVYGESATKETLPPQVNANLEDEKDEEPAPEQPTTQNQTQPEAQTQPTPTPTPQATKPSIMSQLQPATPKEPTIRLTVDLTESMHRKLSVLAAKTGRKKVEIVRFLLDEALKEVEE
- a CDS encoding HNH endonuclease codes for the protein MEAQPPFQQPHILQNSVVVFSKNYLPLARINIKRAIVLLVTGQAESLNFGTTKQWEVRSPSIVLQVPEHIRLRVGNPERHWKVPPVNRREVLRRDNHTCQYCGSTKHLTLDHVIPRSKGGQHTWDNVVTACEKCNSTKSDRLPHEAGMVLHTKPKAPIHPAVAFAEQFWSAQRLSETE
- a CDS encoding DUF4365 domain-containing protein gives rise to the protein MDINQQKEQFSITYVRAIAAVAGYSLYRPEVDNDSVDLGIVSRGGTGKILSPRLELQLKCTAREILEENYIKYPLNLKNYNDLKINALVPRILVVVLVPEKITDWIKQTEEELCLRYCAYWISLRGMPDTENTTNVTIEIPRSNQLTPDALQAIIQRISFGGLP
- a CDS encoding tyrosine-type recombinase/integrase; this translates as MTPIHPENLSVLENSLSLAIGEDFSLENDPDVIGQLIGDKRSLNTKREYQKDLKDFFLFVAKKEPSRDLVLEFLHLEQRHAVAVVLKYKAHLIKRKLAEATVNRRLSAIKSMVEMGRRLGVCNFSLDDVKGERVETYRDTTGIAATDYAKVIALVDQNTQKGKRDYAILRLLWDNGLRRNEIVNLNVSDFNPKDKTLMILGKGKGSQKDILDLSDKTTSAIAGWIKASKKKRGSDPLFTVLAYHKNGARLTGEAIRRLVDGLCKQAGITKKMSPHRVRHSAITTVLDLNNGNYRATQRFSRHAQVQTVLKYDDNRQRLQKQMSDSISELI